The following are encoded in a window of Prochlorococcus marinus str. MIT 1013 genomic DNA:
- the rpsK gene encoding 30S ribosomal protein S11, whose product MATTSKKSGSKKSKRNVPNGVVHIQSTFNNTIVSITDTSGEVISWSSAGASGFKGARKGTPFAAQTAAELAARRALEQGMRQIEVLVRGPGSGRETAIRALQVAGLEITLIRDVTPLPHNGCRRPKRRRV is encoded by the coding sequence ATGGCTACAACCTCAAAGAAATCCGGTTCTAAGAAATCAAAGCGCAACGTTCCAAATGGAGTTGTGCATATTCAAAGTACCTTCAATAACACCATTGTCTCAATTACTGACACTTCTGGTGAAGTCATTTCATGGTCATCAGCTGGAGCAAGCGGATTTAAAGGGGCTCGAAAAGGTACTCCTTTCGCTGCTCAAACCGCTGCTGAACTTGCAGCCCGAAGAGCTTTAGAGCAAGGAATGCGACAAATAGAAGTTCTTGTAAGAGGTCCAGGCTCAGGTCGTGAAACCGCAATACGGGCATTGCAAGTAGCTGGACTTGAAATTACTTTAATCAGAGATGTAACTCCTCTCCCTCATAACGGTTGTAGGAGGCCTAAACGCAGACGCGTTTAA
- the rpsS gene encoding 30S ribosomal protein S19 yields MGRSLKKGPFISDSLLRKIEKQNSNDDKAVIKTWSRASTILPMMIGHTIAVHNGKSHIPVFITEQMVGHKLGEFAPTRTYRGHIRDKKGAR; encoded by the coding sequence ATGGGACGTTCACTAAAAAAAGGGCCATTTATTTCAGACAGTTTGCTTCGTAAAATCGAGAAGCAAAACTCTAATGACGATAAAGCTGTCATCAAAACATGGTCCAGAGCCTCAACAATTTTGCCAATGATGATTGGCCATACAATTGCTGTTCACAATGGAAAGAGTCACATACCCGTTTTCATAACTGAGCAAATGGTTGGACACAAGTTAGGAGAGTTTGCACCAACTCGAACCTACAGAGGTCACATCAGAGATAAAAAAGGAGCACGCTAA
- the rplX gene encoding 50S ribosomal protein L24, producing MKIRKGDTVQIISGKDKGKTGEVLQTLPYENRVVVQGINQRTKHVKASQEGETGRIETKETSLHASNVMIYSTKEKVASKVEIFVDKDGSKKRRLKKTGELID from the coding sequence ATGAAGATCCGCAAAGGAGATACAGTTCAGATTATTTCTGGAAAGGATAAAGGTAAAACCGGCGAAGTCCTTCAAACACTTCCCTATGAAAATAGAGTTGTAGTTCAAGGAATTAATCAAAGAACAAAGCATGTAAAAGCATCACAAGAAGGAGAAACTGGTCGAATAGAGACCAAAGAAACTTCTTTGCATGCTTCAAATGTAATGATCTACTCAACCAAGGAAAAAGTTGCTAGCAAGGTTGAGATTTTTGTAGATAAAGATGGCTCAAAGAAACGACGATTAAAGAAGACAGGAGAATTAATTGATTAA
- the rpsE gene encoding 30S ribosomal protein S5, which translates to MTDTKNQSQNKRTSGSSDAPPAADGRQENRRNRGDKRGGRRDRRGQERDSEWQERVVQIRRVSKTVKGGKKMSFRAIVVVGNEKGQVGVGVGKAGDVIGAVRKGVADGKKHLVRVPLTRNNSIPTLSNGRDGAASVLIRPAAPGTGVIAGGSIRTVLELAGIKNVLAKRLGSKTPLNNARAAMVALSELRTHKATAKERGISLEQIYS; encoded by the coding sequence ATGACAGACACCAAAAACCAGTCTCAAAATAAAAGAACTTCTGGTTCATCAGATGCTCCTCCTGCTGCAGATGGAAGGCAGGAAAACCGTCGAAATAGAGGCGATAAACGTGGAGGAAGGAGAGACAGAAGAGGACAAGAAAGAGACTCTGAATGGCAGGAACGCGTTGTCCAAATTAGAAGAGTTTCGAAAACAGTCAAAGGGGGGAAAAAAATGAGTTTTAGGGCGATAGTTGTAGTAGGAAATGAAAAAGGTCAAGTTGGAGTTGGAGTAGGAAAAGCAGGAGATGTCATTGGAGCTGTTCGTAAAGGTGTAGCTGATGGAAAAAAACATTTGGTTCGTGTCCCTCTAACGAGAAACAACTCCATTCCAACTCTCTCTAATGGTAGAGATGGAGCAGCAAGTGTATTGATACGTCCTGCAGCTCCTGGTACGGGTGTAATTGCAGGGGGCTCAATTCGTACTGTTTTAGAATTGGCCGGAATAAAAAATGTACTTGCTAAGAGATTAGGTAGTAAGACCCCTCTTAATAATGCTCGTGCGGCAATGGTTGCATTAAGTGAGTTGAGAACTCATAAAGCCACAGCCAAAGAGCGTGGTATTTCACTTGAGCAGATTTATTCTTAA
- a CDS encoding DNA-directed RNA polymerase subunit alpha: MLQYQIDRIDHQVSNDRSQTGVFLIGPLERGQATTLGNSLRRVLMGGLEGSAVTAVRIAGVNHEYATIPGVREDVLDILLNCKQIAVDSRSQELEIGRIVVTGPAEVKARDIQFSSQVDVVDGDRPIATVHEGHNLELELHVERGVGYRPVDRRNEETSAIDLLQIDAVFMPINRVNFTIDETAVAEGGSTRERLKMELVTDGSTSPDDALAEAANQLIELFQPLATVSMVEEIPEEPEPAAEAQIPLEELNLSVRAYNCLKRAQVNSVSDLMGFSYEDLLEIKNFGSKSADEVIEALERIGISIPQSRTSA; encoded by the coding sequence GTGTTGCAATACCAGATTGACAGGATCGATCATCAAGTTTCTAACGATCGTTCCCAAACAGGCGTCTTCCTAATTGGACCTCTTGAAAGAGGTCAGGCAACCACTTTGGGTAATTCTCTACGCAGAGTATTAATGGGCGGACTCGAAGGCAGCGCAGTTACTGCCGTTAGGATTGCAGGTGTAAATCATGAATATGCAACCATCCCTGGTGTGAGAGAGGACGTTTTAGACATTCTTCTAAATTGCAAACAAATTGCCGTTGATAGTCGCAGTCAAGAACTTGAAATAGGAAGGATTGTTGTGACTGGTCCAGCTGAAGTTAAAGCAAGGGATATTCAGTTCTCATCTCAAGTTGACGTTGTTGATGGTGATCGTCCAATAGCAACAGTCCATGAGGGTCACAACCTTGAACTGGAATTACATGTAGAAAGAGGTGTTGGATATCGACCCGTTGATAGAAGGAATGAAGAGACAAGCGCAATTGATTTGCTTCAAATTGATGCTGTCTTTATGCCTATAAATAGAGTTAATTTCACTATTGATGAAACTGCTGTAGCTGAGGGAGGTTCTACTAGAGAAAGATTGAAGATGGAGCTAGTTACTGATGGATCTACCTCTCCTGATGATGCATTAGCGGAAGCTGCGAATCAATTAATCGAACTTTTTCAGCCTCTTGCAACTGTCTCAATGGTAGAAGAGATTCCAGAGGAACCAGAACCTGCTGCAGAGGCTCAAATCCCCCTTGAAGAGCTAAACTTATCTGTACGAGCTTACAACTGCCTAAAACGTGCCCAAGTTAATTCTGTTTCAGATTTGATGGGTTTCAGTTATGAGGATTTGTTGGAAATTAAGAACTTCGGTTCTAAATCTGCTGATGAAGTTATTGAAGCTCTAGAAAGAATTGGAATTTCTATTCCACAAAGTAGAACTTCTGCATGA
- the rpmJ gene encoding 50S ribosomal protein L36 yields MKVRSSVKKISPDDQIVRRRGRIYVINKKRPRNKQRQG; encoded by the coding sequence ATGAAGGTTAGATCCTCAGTCAAAAAAATTAGTCCTGACGATCAGATCGTTAGGCGCAGAGGCCGGATCTATGTGATCAACAAGAAAAGGCCTCGAAACAAACAGCGTCAGGGCTGA
- the rplO gene encoding 50S ribosomal protein L15 yields MTIKLESLQSNKGSRRKKMRKGRGIAAGQGASCGFGMRGQKSRSGRPTRPGFEGGQMPLYRRVPKLKHFPIVNQKSFTVLNVSSLNELKAGTVVNLDLLVKEGILTKPKNPLKILGNGKLEVKLTVQAAAFTTSAKKKIEDVGGTCELYT; encoded by the coding sequence ATGACTATTAAATTGGAATCCCTTCAATCAAATAAAGGATCTAGGCGTAAAAAAATGCGGAAAGGTCGTGGTATAGCTGCTGGACAAGGAGCTAGTTGCGGATTTGGAATGAGGGGGCAAAAATCCCGATCTGGAAGACCTACTCGGCCAGGATTTGAGGGTGGTCAAATGCCTTTATATAGGCGGGTACCAAAATTAAAACATTTCCCAATAGTTAATCAGAAAAGTTTTACTGTTCTCAACGTTTCCAGTTTGAATGAATTGAAAGCAGGAACTGTTGTTAATCTTGATTTATTGGTGAAAGAAGGTATTTTGACAAAGCCAAAAAATCCTCTCAAAATTCTCGGTAACGGTAAATTAGAAGTGAAATTGACTGTTCAAGCTGCAGCGTTTACAACATCGGCCAAAAAGAAAATTGAAGACGTTGGAGGGACATGTGAGTTATACACCTAA
- the rpmC gene encoding 50S ribosomal protein L29: protein MSKTTTKDVRNLSDSEISEKIENLRKELFDLRFKQATRQLAKTHRFKEARIELAQLLTVTNERSRSNTSS, encoded by the coding sequence ATGAGCAAAACAACTACGAAAGATGTAAGGAATCTCTCTGATTCCGAGATATCAGAAAAGATTGAAAATCTTCGTAAAGAACTTTTTGATCTTCGTTTTAAGCAAGCCACTAGACAGCTAGCTAAAACTCACCGTTTCAAAGAGGCACGAATTGAATTGGCACAACTTTTAACGGTTACTAACGAGCGAAGCCGCTCAAACACATCATCTTGA
- the rplV gene encoding 50S ribosomal protein L22, with amino-acid sequence MTTSSTKTTAQAHGRYIRGSASKVRRVLDQIRGRTYRDALIMLEFMPYRSTEPITKVLRSAVANAENNLGLEPSSLVISTATADMGPPMKRYRPRAQGRAFAIKKQTCHISIAVSATQSTNSEDSD; translated from the coding sequence ATGACTACTTCATCTACCAAAACGACAGCCCAGGCCCATGGGCGTTATATTCGCGGATCTGCTTCAAAAGTTCGACGTGTCCTTGATCAAATAAGAGGAAGAACTTACAGGGATGCTTTGATCATGCTTGAATTTATGCCTTATCGATCAACTGAGCCAATAACAAAAGTATTGCGATCAGCTGTTGCGAATGCAGAAAACAATCTTGGTCTTGAACCTTCTTCGCTGGTGATTAGCACTGCTACCGCTGATATGGGCCCACCAATGAAACGTTATAGGCCTAGGGCCCAGGGCAGAGCATTTGCAATTAAAAAGCAGACATGCCACATCAGCATTGCTGTTTCGGCCACTCAATCAACCAATTCTGAGGACTCAGACTGA
- the rpsH gene encoding 30S ribosomal protein S8 yields MANHDPISDMLTRIRNASEKRHEKTKVPASRMSLSIAKVLQREGFIADINEEGEGFRKQLILGLKYTGKHRSPIIRSMQRVSKPGLRIYKNTRGLPKVLGGLGVAIISTSKGVMSDRDARKQGVGGEVLCYVC; encoded by the coding sequence ATGGCCAACCACGATCCAATTTCAGACATGCTCACTCGCATACGAAATGCAAGTGAAAAACGGCATGAAAAAACTAAAGTCCCTGCTTCAAGAATGTCTCTTAGTATCGCTAAGGTTCTTCAGCGAGAGGGATTTATTGCAGATATCAATGAAGAAGGAGAAGGCTTTCGAAAGCAGCTCATTCTTGGATTGAAATATACTGGTAAGCACCGCTCACCCATTATTCGTTCAATGCAACGAGTGAGTAAACCAGGATTAAGGATTTATAAAAATACTCGAGGATTACCAAAAGTATTAGGAGGCCTTGGAGTCGCAATAATTTCTACCTCTAAGGGAGTCATGAGTGATCGTGACGCTCGTAAACAAGGTGTTGGAGGAGAAGTCCTCTGCTATGTCTGTTGA
- the rplR gene encoding 50S ribosomal protein L18 produces MSKLSRKQQTQKRHKRLRRNLSGTEARPRLAVFRSNNHIYAQIIDDDAQNTICAASTLDKDLKSSLTANAGSCDASTAVGELVAKKALSKGIKQVIFDRGGNIYHGRVKALADAARVAGLNF; encoded by the coding sequence ATGTCAAAACTCTCAAGAAAACAACAGACACAAAAACGACATAAACGCTTGAGGAGAAACTTAAGCGGAACAGAAGCTCGACCAAGACTTGCTGTTTTTCGTTCTAACAACCACATCTATGCTCAAATAATAGATGATGATGCTCAAAACACTATATGTGCTGCATCAACCCTGGATAAAGACTTGAAATCTTCGTTAACAGCCAATGCTGGAAGTTGTGATGCCTCTACAGCAGTAGGTGAGCTTGTTGCGAAAAAAGCTTTATCAAAAGGCATCAAACAAGTTATCTTTGATAGAGGTGGGAACATCTATCATGGCAGGGTTAAAGCTCTAGCCGACGCTGCCAGAGTGGCAGGCTTGAACTTTTAA
- the rplE gene encoding 50S ribosomal protein L5, whose translation MSLKTRYRETIRPKLLKDLGLKNVHQVPKVQKVTLNRGLGEAASNSKALEASLAEMATISGQKALVTRAKKAIATFKIRQGMPIGCAVTLRGDRMYAFLERFINLALPRIRDFRGVSPKSFDGRGNYTIGVKEQLIFPEITFDKVDTIRGMDITIVTSASSDEQGKALLSEMGMPFRKN comes from the coding sequence ATGTCACTAAAAACCCGCTATCGAGAGACAATAAGACCAAAGCTTTTAAAAGATCTTGGTCTGAAAAATGTTCATCAAGTTCCAAAGGTGCAGAAAGTCACTTTAAATAGAGGACTTGGTGAAGCTGCATCTAATTCAAAAGCTTTAGAAGCTTCTCTAGCAGAAATGGCAACAATTTCTGGGCAAAAAGCTCTTGTGACAAGGGCCAAAAAAGCTATTGCTACATTTAAGATCAGACAGGGAATGCCTATAGGTTGCGCAGTCACACTTAGAGGTGATCGAATGTATGCATTTTTGGAAAGGTTCATTAATTTGGCACTTCCAAGAATCAGAGATTTTCGTGGTGTCAGTCCAAAAAGCTTTGATGGCCGAGGAAATTACACCATTGGAGTCAAAGAGCAACTTATTTTCCCTGAAATTACTTTTGACAAAGTCGACACCATTAGAGGCATGGATATCACAATTGTGACCAGTGCTTCCTCTGATGAACAAGGTAAGGCTCTTCTTAGTGAAATGGGAATGCCCTTCCGTAAAAATTGA
- the rplF gene encoding 50S ribosomal protein L6, which produces MSRTGKKPISLPEKVDVKLEGLSITVKGPKGELQRTLPDGVSLSKEDNTIVVKPINEKRQSREMHGLCRSLVANMVEGVSNGFTKKLEIVGVGSRAQVKGKTLVVSAGYSHPVEVVPPEGITFKVENNTNVTVTGSDKELVGNEAAKIRAIRPPEPYKGKGIKYEGEQIIRKAGKSGKA; this is translated from the coding sequence ATGTCTCGTACTGGAAAAAAACCAATCTCCCTTCCTGAAAAGGTAGATGTAAAACTTGAAGGACTTTCTATTACTGTTAAAGGTCCAAAAGGTGAATTGCAACGAACTCTTCCTGATGGAGTAAGCCTAAGCAAAGAAGACAACACTATTGTTGTTAAACCAATAAACGAAAAGAGACAGTCCAGGGAAATGCATGGGCTATGTAGATCGCTTGTGGCCAATATGGTTGAAGGAGTTAGTAATGGTTTTACAAAAAAACTTGAGATTGTTGGTGTTGGCTCAAGAGCCCAAGTAAAAGGAAAAACTCTTGTCGTTAGCGCCGGTTATAGTCATCCTGTTGAGGTTGTGCCTCCAGAAGGTATAACTTTCAAAGTTGAAAATAATACAAATGTTACTGTCACTGGATCTGATAAAGAATTAGTTGGCAATGAAGCTGCCAAAATAAGAGCAATTAGACCTCCAGAACCTTATAAAGGGAAGGGAATCAAATATGAAGGAGAACAGATAATTAGAAAAGCTGGTAAGTCTGGCAAAGCTTAA
- the secY gene encoding preprotein translocase subunit SecY has translation MLISRGRNPSAGEVITQLLSNEELRGRVFTTLGLLLIVRLGIYIPMPGIDREAFKTFIDQGGQLIGFLDIFTGGGISTLGIFALGILPFINASIIIQLLTASLPQLEDLQKNEGEAGRRKIAQITRYVALGWGLVQSTVFALILRQYSVEGLGETEFVVQTSLALVTGSMIVMWLSEIITDKGIGQGASLVIFLNIVATLPKALSSTIEKAQTGDRADVLGIIILLIVFLITIVGIIFVQEGARRIPIVSAKSQMGGTALLPSRQSYLPLKLNAGGVMPIIFASALIFLPITIANFTQNPLLIKAASSLNPGSSNPWPYAITFFALILGFAYFYASLTINPIDIASNLKKGGVAIPGVRPGGSTSNYLSGVQNRLTLLGGLFLGSVAIVPAAVERATNVQTFQGLGATSLLILVGVAIDTSKQVQTYVISQRYEGLVRQ, from the coding sequence ATGTTAATTAGTCGTGGTCGAAATCCAAGTGCAGGTGAAGTAATTACTCAGCTTTTAAGTAACGAGGAACTTAGAGGAAGAGTTTTTACTACCTTGGGTTTATTATTAATTGTTCGATTGGGAATTTATATTCCTATGCCTGGAATAGATAGGGAGGCTTTTAAAACTTTTATTGATCAAGGCGGGCAACTAATTGGATTTCTTGATATTTTCACAGGCGGTGGTATTTCAACTTTGGGTATTTTTGCATTAGGTATTCTGCCATTCATTAATGCATCAATAATTATACAGTTGCTCACAGCTTCTTTACCTCAATTAGAAGACCTACAGAAAAACGAGGGGGAAGCAGGAAGAAGGAAGATTGCTCAAATCACTAGATATGTTGCTTTAGGGTGGGGATTAGTACAAAGTACAGTTTTTGCCTTAATTCTTAGACAATATTCAGTCGAAGGCCTTGGAGAAACTGAATTTGTTGTTCAAACATCTCTGGCATTAGTTACTGGATCGATGATAGTTATGTGGCTCAGTGAGATTATTACTGATAAAGGAATAGGCCAAGGAGCTTCTTTAGTTATTTTTTTGAATATTGTTGCAACTTTGCCTAAGGCACTTAGCTCTACTATTGAAAAAGCTCAGACTGGTGATCGAGCAGATGTTCTTGGAATAATAATTCTTTTGATAGTTTTTTTAATAACCATAGTAGGTATTATTTTTGTTCAAGAAGGCGCTAGAAGAATTCCTATCGTAAGTGCAAAAAGTCAAATGGGAGGAACAGCCCTCTTGCCAAGTAGACAAAGTTACCTTCCTCTTAAGTTGAATGCGGGAGGTGTCATGCCAATAATTTTTGCCTCTGCATTGATTTTTCTTCCAATAACAATTGCAAATTTCACTCAAAACCCCTTACTTATTAAGGCTGCTAGTTCACTGAATCCAGGTTCGTCTAATCCATGGCCATATGCAATAACCTTTTTTGCATTGATTTTGGGATTCGCTTATTTTTATGCTTCCTTAACAATTAATCCAATAGATATTGCGTCTAATTTAAAAAAAGGTGGTGTCGCAATCCCAGGTGTAAGGCCAGGAGGGTCTACTTCTAATTACCTTTCAGGTGTTCAAAACCGTCTAACTCTTCTAGGCGGATTGTTTCTTGGCTCAGTAGCAATTGTTCCTGCTGCAGTAGAGAGAGCAACTAATGTTCAAACTTTTCAAGGGCTTGGAGCCACTTCATTGTTAATTTTGGTAGGAGTTGCAATAGATACATCTAAGCAGGTTCAGACATATGTGATATCTCAAAGATATGAAGGATTAGTACGTCAATAA
- the rpsQ gene encoding 30S ribosomal protein S17: MALKEMVGTVVSDKMQKTVVVAVENRFPHPIYQKIISRTTRYKAHDAENHCKVGDRVRIKESPPMSAHKRWTVTDVLVKGMKSKEAAK, translated from the coding sequence ATGGCACTTAAGGAAATGGTCGGCACTGTTGTCAGTGACAAAATGCAAAAAACAGTAGTTGTAGCTGTGGAAAATAGATTTCCACATCCTATCTACCAGAAAATTATTAGTCGTACGACTAGATATAAAGCTCATGATGCAGAAAATCATTGCAAAGTGGGTGACCGAGTTCGTATTAAAGAGTCACCTCCTATGAGCGCTCACAAACGTTGGACGGTTACAGATGTTCTTGTTAAGGGTATGAAATCTAAGGAGGCTGCAAAATGA
- the rplP gene encoding 50S ribosomal protein L16 yields the protein MLSPKRTKFRKQQRGRMRGVATRGNKIAFGQFALQAQDCGWVTSRQIEASRRAMTRYVKRGGQIWIRIFPDKPVTMRPAETRMGSGKGNPEFWVAVVKPGRILFEMGGEEITETIAKEAMRLAQYKLPVKTKFISLDEDLNKGNYKPAKTPVAADDSESSS from the coding sequence ATGCTTAGTCCCAAAAGAACTAAATTTCGCAAACAACAGAGAGGCCGTATGCGTGGCGTTGCTACTAGAGGCAACAAAATCGCTTTTGGTCAGTTTGCATTGCAAGCTCAAGATTGTGGTTGGGTTACCTCAAGACAAATCGAGGCAAGTAGACGAGCGATGACTCGTTATGTAAAAAGGGGAGGACAAATTTGGATTCGTATTTTCCCTGATAAGCCCGTAACGATGAGGCCTGCTGAGACAAGAATGGGATCTGGTAAAGGTAACCCAGAATTTTGGGTTGCAGTTGTCAAGCCTGGTCGAATCTTGTTTGAAATGGGTGGCGAAGAAATTACAGAGACAATTGCAAAAGAGGCAATGCGTCTTGCTCAATACAAGCTGCCAGTAAAAACAAAATTTATTTCCCTAGATGAAGATCTCAATAAGGGAAATTATAAACCTGCTAAAACGCCAGTTGCAGCAGATGATTCGGAGTCATCATCATGA
- the rpsM gene encoding 30S ribosomal protein S13, whose protein sequence is MARISGIDIPREKRVEVALTYIYGIGLTRAQKILEKSGVNPDIRVKDLDDSDVQKLRAVTEEFTLEGDLRRQEGMALKRLQDIGCVRGRRHRMSLPVRGQRTRTNARTRRGARKTVAGRKK, encoded by the coding sequence GTGGCACGGATTTCAGGCATCGACATACCTCGCGAAAAGCGGGTAGAAGTTGCTCTTACATACATCTATGGTATCGGCTTAACCAGAGCTCAAAAAATCCTTGAAAAATCAGGAGTTAATCCTGATATTCGTGTAAAGGATTTAGACGATAGTGATGTTCAGAAGCTTAGAGCTGTTACTGAAGAATTCACACTTGAAGGAGATCTGAGGCGCCAAGAAGGAATGGCGTTGAAACGACTTCAAGATATAGGATGTGTACGTGGACGTAGGCATAGAATGAGTCTCCCTGTTCGTGGACAGCGAACTAGAACTAATGCTCGTACTCGTAGAGGAGCCAGGAAAACTGTTGCAGGAAGAAAGAAATAA
- the rpsC gene encoding 30S ribosomal protein S3 yields MGHKIHPTGIRLGITQEHRSKWYAPSKTYPLLLQEDDRIRTFIKKKYGAAGISDVLIARKADQLEVELKTARPGVIVGRQGSGIEELRSGIQKTIGDRNRQVRINVVEVEKVDADAYLLAEYIAQQLEKRVAFRRTIRMAVQRAQRAGVLGLKIQVGGRLNGAEIARSEWTREGRVPLHTLRAEIDYATKVASTTYGVLGIKVWVFKGEVLPKEEQPLPVGSSPRRNRGNRRPQQFEDRSNEAK; encoded by the coding sequence ATGGGACATAAAATTCACCCCACTGGAATTAGGCTTGGCATCACCCAAGAGCATCGTTCTAAATGGTATGCACCAAGTAAAACTTATCCTTTACTACTCCAAGAAGATGATCGGATCCGCACTTTCATCAAGAAAAAGTATGGAGCAGCAGGGATAAGCGATGTATTGATTGCTCGAAAAGCAGATCAGCTTGAGGTCGAATTAAAAACTGCTAGGCCAGGAGTAATTGTTGGTAGGCAGGGAAGTGGTATTGAAGAACTCAGATCTGGTATTCAAAAAACAATCGGTGATAGAAATAGACAAGTACGCATAAATGTAGTCGAAGTAGAAAAAGTTGATGCAGATGCTTATCTTCTTGCCGAATATATTGCTCAGCAACTAGAAAAGCGTGTTGCCTTTAGACGAACTATTCGAATGGCGGTTCAAAGAGCACAAAGAGCTGGTGTCTTAGGTCTTAAAATACAAGTAGGCGGAAGGTTGAATGGCGCTGAAATCGCACGTTCTGAATGGACTCGAGAAGGAAGAGTTCCTCTCCACACTTTGAGAGCAGAAATTGATTATGCAACCAAAGTTGCTAGTACAACCTATGGAGTTTTAGGAATCAAAGTATGGGTTTTCAAAGGTGAAGTTCTTCCTAAAGAAGAACAGCCATTACCTGTTGGTTCTTCTCCTAGACGCAATAGGGGGAATCGAAGACCTCAACAATTTGAGGATCGTTCCAATGAAGCTAAATAA
- the rplN gene encoding 50S ribosomal protein L14, with protein MIQQETFLTVADNSGAKRLQCIRVLGSNRRYAHVGDVIVASVKDAMPNMGVKKSDVVKAVVVRTRATMRRETGNSIRFDDNAAVLINDDQNPRGTRVFGPVARELRERNFTKIVSLAPEVI; from the coding sequence ATGATTCAGCAAGAAACATTCTTAACCGTTGCAGATAATAGTGGCGCCAAGCGTTTGCAATGTATTCGAGTCTTGGGTTCCAATCGTCGTTATGCTCACGTAGGCGATGTGATCGTTGCTTCTGTTAAAGATGCGATGCCAAATATGGGAGTCAAAAAATCAGATGTGGTGAAAGCGGTTGTTGTTCGTACTAGAGCAACAATGCGAAGAGAGACTGGAAATTCAATACGCTTTGATGACAATGCTGCTGTTCTTATCAATGATGATCAAAACCCAAGAGGAACGAGGGTATTTGGTCCTGTCGCACGAGAATTAAGAGAACGCAATTTTACTAAAATCGTCTCTTTAGCACCGGAGGTTATTTAG
- a CDS encoding adenylate kinase, translated as MKKKLLFLGPPGAGKGTQANLFCKKYGLNHLSTGDLLRDEVSSGSVLGLKAAEIMNKGELVSDELVLSIVEGRLLNINDGWLLDGFPRNVNQANSLKILLEKINQPLEGVILIKIADEYLIKRLLGRGRQDDNEQVIVNRLQIYRDKTSPLIDLYNKQGILEEIEGNADIDVVFSSIEKALG; from the coding sequence ATGAAAAAGAAACTATTATTCCTTGGTCCACCTGGGGCAGGTAAAGGCACCCAAGCAAATCTTTTTTGCAAGAAATACGGATTAAATCATCTTTCAACTGGAGATTTGCTTAGAGATGAGGTTTCATCAGGATCTGTATTAGGACTTAAGGCTGCTGAGATTATGAATAAAGGAGAATTAGTAAGTGATGAATTAGTTTTATCAATTGTTGAGGGAAGATTGCTAAATATTAATGATGGTTGGTTGCTTGATGGTTTCCCTCGAAACGTTAATCAAGCTAATTCTCTAAAAATTCTTTTAGAAAAAATCAATCAACCTTTAGAAGGTGTGATTTTAATAAAAATTGCAGACGAATATTTAATTAAAAGACTTTTAGGAAGAGGAAGACAAGATGATAATGAACAAGTAATTGTTAACAGACTTCAAATATATAGAGATAAAACTTCTCCTCTTATTGATTTGTATAACAAACAAGGAATTCTTGAGGAGATAGAAGGTAATGCTGACATAGATGTTGTTTTTTCATCTATTGAGAAAGCTTTAGGCTGA